A window of the Maridesulfovibrio ferrireducens genome harbors these coding sequences:
- a CDS encoding [FeFe] hydrogenase, group A, with amino-acid sequence MSKSKQLIIIDEELCTGCGRCKDVCPVDAISGIHGEPHKIDSSRCIFCGQCVQTCSAYSSILDEPETPRADKLRERGMFQSTTEPLFAAYCAGDVFEISDALKSDKFTMVQCAPAVRVSIGEDFGMKAGSLTPGKMAAALRRLGFNKVYDTNFAADLTIMEEGNELLSRVKNNGTLPMFTSCCPAWVRYMELNYPDLLPHLSSCKSPQQMSGALFKTYGADINGKQRTEIYSVAVMPCTCKKFESARPEMSMEGHRDVDAVLTTRELAYMIREAGIDFESLPDEDFDKPLGTYSGAGNIFGVTGGVMEAALRTAYELVSGEPVPETDLIFVRGEEGFRIASMTMGEQTFKIAVVAGLTNVAPLLEKVRAGNAEVDFVEVMCCPSGCISGGGQPKVLLPTERDEVYRCRKESMYSHDKNSKIRKSHENPDVQKAYTEFLGEPLGHTSHKLLHTVFGKQDA; translated from the coding sequence ATGTCCAAATCAAAACAACTTATCATAATAGATGAAGAACTTTGCACTGGCTGCGGTCGCTGTAAAGACGTATGCCCCGTAGACGCAATCTCCGGAATTCATGGAGAGCCGCATAAGATTGACTCTTCCCGCTGTATATTTTGCGGACAATGTGTGCAGACATGCAGTGCTTACTCTTCAATTTTAGATGAACCGGAAACTCCACGCGCAGATAAACTTCGTGAACGCGGTATGTTTCAATCAACAACGGAACCTTTGTTTGCCGCTTATTGTGCGGGTGATGTCTTCGAAATTTCAGACGCACTAAAATCAGACAAATTTACGATGGTTCAATGTGCTCCGGCTGTACGAGTCTCTATAGGCGAAGATTTCGGAATGAAGGCAGGAAGCCTCACCCCCGGTAAAATGGCCGCCGCGCTTCGCAGACTCGGTTTCAACAAAGTGTATGACACAAATTTTGCCGCGGACCTCACCATAATGGAAGAAGGAAACGAACTTCTTTCACGCGTTAAAAATAACGGAACGCTTCCTATGTTCACCTCATGCTGTCCAGCATGGGTGCGCTATATGGAGCTTAATTATCCTGATTTATTACCACATCTTTCAAGCTGTAAATCACCTCAGCAAATGTCCGGCGCATTATTTAAAACTTATGGAGCAGACATTAACGGCAAACAGCGCACAGAAATATACAGTGTTGCGGTTATGCCCTGCACCTGCAAAAAATTCGAAAGCGCCAGGCCTGAAATGAGCATGGAAGGACACCGCGATGTTGATGCTGTTCTAACTACACGTGAACTGGCATACATGATCCGCGAAGCAGGAATTGATTTCGAATCACTGCCTGATGAAGATTTCGACAAACCGCTCGGCACATACTCCGGAGCAGGAAATATTTTCGGAGTTACGGGTGGAGTTATGGAAGCAGCACTTCGCACAGCGTACGAACTTGTTTCAGGTGAACCAGTACCCGAAACAGATTTGATTTTTGTCCGTGGCGAGGAAGGTTTCCGCATAGCTTCCATGACCATGGGTGAACAGACTTTCAAAATCGCGGTAGTAGCCGGACTTACAAATGTTGCGCCGCTTTTAGAAAAAGTACGTGCAGGTAACGCAGAGGTAGATTTTGTGGAAGTCATGTGCTGCCCGTCTGGATGTATCAGCGGAGGCGGTCAGCCTAAAGTGCTGCTGCCGACTGAACGGGATGAAGTCTATCGGTGCAGAAAAGAATCCATGTACTCACATGACAAAAATTCTAAAATTCGCAAATCACATGAAAATCCTGACGTGCAAAAAGCATACACTGAGTTTCTAGGCGAACCTTTAGGTCATACTTCTCATAAATTGCTGCACACCGTTTTTGGAAAACAGGACGCATAA
- a CDS encoding 4Fe-4S dicluster domain-containing protein, with product MSSSLNHFIAADPEKCIGCKLCEVACSQAHSSGPAFTAGALSAPILPRLYVVQTPEITIPVQCRHCEDAPCANCCPVSAISRKNGAIVVETKLCVGCKTCMLACPFGAIELLPVYKNGAPVMQAVLCENGETSMDEVPMLFAGKCDLCSDRKKGPACVEVCPEKALSLIDPSRMKRERNIKAAMSFLNTSQNFS from the coding sequence ATGTCTTCTTCCCTGAACCATTTTATAGCAGCTGACCCTGAAAAATGTATCGGCTGTAAACTTTGCGAAGTAGCCTGCTCTCAGGCTCATTCGTCTGGTCCGGCATTCACAGCAGGAGCACTTAGCGCCCCTATTCTGCCCCGTTTATACGTTGTGCAGACTCCTGAAATAACCATCCCCGTTCAATGCCGCCACTGCGAAGATGCCCCTTGCGCCAATTGCTGTCCTGTTTCCGCTATCAGCCGCAAAAACGGCGCGATTGTCGTTGAAACAAAGCTTTGCGTAGGATGCAAAACCTGCATGCTTGCCTGTCCTTTCGGAGCAATTGAACTTTTGCCTGTATATAAAAACGGCGCTCCCGTGATGCAGGCTGTTCTATGCGAAAATGGTGAAACTTCAATGGACGAAGTGCCCATGCTCTTTGCCGGAAAATGCGACCTTTGCTCTGATCGAAAAAAAGGACCTGCCTGCGTTGAAGTGTGCCCAGAAAAGGCACTGAGCTTAATAGACCCTTCCCGCATGAAACGGGAACGCAACATTAAAGCGGCTATGAGTTTTCTAAACACTTCACAAAATTTTTCTTAA